TGGGGCAGCGCGGCGTACAGGCCGCCATGCTTGGCCCGGCCGACCTGGCCGAAGCCGAGCCGCTGCTGGACGCTGGCCGCTGGCTGGGCGCGGCATGGTGCCTGGAAGGGCATCTGAACCCGCTCAAGCTCGTCCATGCCTATGCCGCCGCCGCCCGCCGCTGCGGGGCCGACCTGCGCCAACAGACGCCCGTGACCGGGTTCAGGCAGGCGGCCGGGCGTGTGACCGCGGTGGAGACGGCGCAGGGGGTCTTTTCGGCGGGGGCGGTGGTGGTCACGGCCGGGGCCTGGACGGGCGCTTTGCTGGCCCGGGCCGGCGTGCATCTGCCCGTGCAGTTCACCCACGCCGAGGCCGTCATCACCGAGCCGTTGCCGCCGCTGCTGCACAATCATGTTGGCCTGGCCGATTTCTACGAGACCATCCACCATGCGTCGCGGGCGGTTTCCATCGGCGTCGCCCAGCAGTTGAACGGGACACTGCTGGTGACGGAGGCGGTGGCAAGGACCCCGACCATTCATCGGGCGAACAGTGATTGGGGCGTCCCGGCCATCGCCCGCGACCTGCTGGCGCTTGTTCCGGCCCTGG
Above is a genomic segment from Caldilineales bacterium containing:
- a CDS encoding FAD-binding oxidoreductase; the encoded protein is MKTPSADVIVVGGGFAGLAIAWQLARRGASVLLFEAGSLGGGASGACAGRAQVAEGPAGSHMDWVLAGLARLEGLEEELGCSFEWRRLGNLILIEHERHWQQWNDQVAYLGQRGVQAAMLGPADLAEAEPLLDAGRWLGAAWCLEGHLNPLKLVHAYAAAARRCGADLRQQTPVTGFRQAAGRVTAVETAQGVFSAGAVVVTAGAWTGALLARAGVHLPVQFTHAEAVITEPLPPLLHNHVGLADFYETIHHASRAVSIGVAQQLNGTLLVTEAVARTPTIHRANSDWGVPAIARDLLALVPALADVRLVRAWAAASPFLPDEQPAIGPAPGLDNLFVATCFHLTIPTLPVLSEALAGVVLGEGGDIDLGPCDPARFGDR